The following are encoded together in the uncultured Sphaerochaeta sp. genome:
- a CDS encoding DUF4172 domain-containing protein has translation MAYIWNNLDWPSFTYEEEQVTRQYEEYMLQKKATDIVFAMIDPDMRDRMHAQSLTDEIRASLEIEGESISYDSVYSSICKRLDIHLEKKAKSDRYAESISMLVLDATGNLDALSTDRIQGWHSLLFSQMAGIKPRHIGEYRSGPVYISKGNGRKEELVYEGLPFEKIPREMEQLIAFINEENEKKPLIKSAIASLWFLCIHPFEDGNGRISRAIAEYVLSKGFHETHRVYSMSSLILKNRDDYYRLLRAFSSQAESLDCTKWLLWNIEIAIKAKLEALNTYQRSVKLTRFMKNLDPSIYNSRQLSMLFKLADGSFEGKLSTDKWAKMNKCSPAAASRDIQHLLIEGLLVPSGETGPKTGYFLNPNLLDNL, from the coding sequence ATGGCATATATCTGGAATAATCTTGATTGGCCGTCATTTACCTATGAGGAAGAACAGGTTACACGGCAATACGAAGAGTATATGTTGCAGAAAAAAGCAACTGATATTGTGTTTGCAATGATCGATCCAGATATGAGAGACAGGATGCATGCGCAATCCCTTACCGATGAGATTCGAGCCAGTCTGGAGATTGAAGGAGAATCCATCTCCTACGATTCCGTATATTCCTCAATATGCAAGCGGCTTGATATTCATCTCGAGAAAAAGGCAAAAAGTGACCGATACGCCGAAAGTATTTCAATGCTTGTCCTTGATGCAACAGGAAATCTGGATGCGCTCTCTACTGACAGGATACAAGGGTGGCACTCCCTTCTCTTCTCCCAGATGGCTGGGATTAAACCAAGGCATATTGGTGAATACCGAAGTGGTCCCGTATACATCAGCAAAGGAAATGGGAGGAAGGAAGAACTTGTGTACGAGGGACTTCCCTTTGAGAAGATTCCAAGAGAGATGGAACAGCTCATTGCATTCATTAATGAGGAGAATGAGAAAAAGCCACTTATAAAAAGTGCTATTGCATCCTTATGGTTTCTTTGTATTCACCCCTTTGAGGATGGAAACGGAAGAATCTCCAGGGCGATCGCAGAGTATGTACTCTCAAAAGGTTTTCATGAGACCCACAGAGTATATAGTATGTCATCCCTAATCCTGAAGAATCGAGATGACTATTACCGCCTCTTGCGGGCGTTCAGCTCACAGGCAGAATCGCTGGATTGTACCAAGTGGCTCCTCTGGAATATCGAAATAGCAATCAAGGCAAAACTGGAAGCACTAAATACCTATCAGAGAAGTGTGAAGCTTACACGGTTTATGAAAAACTTGGATCCTTCCATCTATAACTCACGACAGTTGTCGATGTTGTTCAAGCTTGCCGATGGATCGTTTGAGGGTAAGCTTTCAACCGATAAATGGGCAAAAATGAACAAATGCTCTCCCGCTGCAGCTTCAAGAGATATTCAGCATCTTCTCATTGAAGGGTTGTTGGTACCATCTGGGGAGACAGGTCCAAAGACAGGATACTTCCTCAATCCAAACCTCTTGGATAACCTCTAA
- a CDS encoding carbohydrate ABC transporter permease translates to MTYRTHVKVFLYHLLAIVLGILAIIPFLWMISTSLKSGGALLVVPIEWFPKEPTIQAYEKLFALTGMLRSIVNSLVVTAGAVMVALFSSSMAAFAFAKIRFKGSGFLFMLFIASMMLPSHVLFIPLYLIMNDLHLVDTLFALILPYTFKAFAVFMLRQQMMNISDAYLDAAAIDGASLFRSFITVFLPLCKTALATLAIIIAMDAWNDYLLPLVLMTSPKNYTLPIILNALSGQFKTAYDLLMAGSLISVVPLLIIYIGAQRYFASGLQIGGVKG, encoded by the coding sequence ATGACGTATAGAACACATGTAAAAGTCTTCCTCTATCACCTGCTTGCCATTGTGCTGGGAATTCTTGCAATCATCCCCTTCCTCTGGATGATCTCCACCTCGCTGAAGAGTGGGGGAGCGCTGTTGGTCGTTCCCATTGAGTGGTTCCCCAAGGAACCCACCATCCAGGCCTATGAGAAGCTCTTCGCCCTCACCGGTATGCTTCGCTCCATTGTCAATTCACTGGTGGTAACCGCAGGAGCAGTCATGGTCGCACTCTTCTCTTCTTCCATGGCGGCATTCGCGTTCGCGAAGATCCGTTTCAAGGGCAGTGGGTTTCTCTTCATGCTCTTCATCGCTTCCATGATGCTTCCCAGCCACGTCCTCTTCATACCACTCTACTTGATCATGAATGACTTACACTTGGTGGACACCCTATTTGCACTCATTCTCCCCTATACCTTCAAGGCCTTCGCCGTATTCATGCTGCGTCAGCAGATGATGAATATCTCTGATGCCTATCTCGATGCTGCTGCCATTGACGGTGCTTCCTTGTTTAGGTCTTTCATTACGGTTTTTCTCCCGCTCTGCAAGACAGCCCTCGCGACGCTTGCGATCATCATCGCGATGGATGCCTGGAATGACTATCTCTTGCCGTTGGTACTTATGACCAGCCCAAAGAACTATACGCTACCCATTATTCTCAATGCCCTCTCCGGGCAGTTCAAGACAGCGTATGACCTGCTTATGGCGGGTTCCCTGATCTCTGTGGTCCCGCTCCTGATCATCTACATAGGTGCACAGCGGTACTTCGCCAGCGGTCTCCAAATTGGAGGAGTAAAAGGATGA
- a CDS encoding protein-L-isoaspartate(D-aspartate) O-methyltransferase: MDEKLLQFFSSLDRSRFVDEPYKVLSSLDRPLPIGYGQTISQPSLVAYMTEQLELRKTHRVLEIGTGSGYQCAFLAEFSGEVYTVERIGELSKKSEERLSFLEYKNIHYRVADGSLGWPEHASFDRIMVTAAPKNIPKPLLEQLAPEGIMIIPVGPQGWQELLKVTKDMDGTITKRKLLDVVFVELVFN, encoded by the coding sequence ATGGATGAGAAGCTCTTGCAATTCTTTTCCTCTCTGGACCGTTCCCGCTTTGTGGATGAACCCTACAAAGTCCTCTCATCCCTTGACCGCCCACTTCCCATCGGGTACGGACAGACCATCAGCCAACCCAGCTTGGTTGCCTATATGACCGAGCAACTGGAACTTAGGAAAACACATCGCGTTCTGGAGATTGGAACAGGAAGTGGCTACCAGTGTGCTTTTCTTGCTGAGTTCTCTGGTGAGGTGTATACCGTTGAACGAATCGGCGAACTGAGCAAGAAATCAGAAGAGAGACTAAGCTTCTTGGAATATAAGAATATCCACTACCGAGTGGCCGATGGCAGCCTCGGCTGGCCTGAGCATGCCTCGTTTGACCGGATCATGGTAACCGCAGCACCAAAAAACATCCCAAAACCACTGCTTGAACAGCTTGCTCCTGAGGGTATCATGATCATACCGGTAGGTCCCCAGGGCTGGCAGGAACTGCTCAAGGTAACCAAGGACATGGATGGAACCATAACAAAGAGAAAACTTCTGGATGTCGTGTTCGTGGAGCTGGTATTCAATTAA
- a CDS encoding TIM-barrel domain-containing protein yields the protein MKSIYLDAKASSVVVVEELGGVQLQFQGSHLWGAGEHFDRVEFLSHPKRNEVEEVFTHQGVHTYLPQPLFLSDEFAFLVQSDRVFTIESQGDDDRIQLTLLGEFSPDDSLVIASGTPKETLAKLLSYLGGVALPPSWVFGEWASANRWKSEQDVRAVMDAASLHGFPITALVVEAWSDESTFYTFHEEEGRWPDPKTLVQEMREQGIHFILWQCPVFKALEEGRRDSRHEEDLAYVREHGLAVLNKDGTPYTIPEGNWFAGSMVPDFTNLETRAWWFSKRKYLMDMGVSGFKTDGGECILTDDVLFHDGSTGKEMRNRYPQSYIEAYQEFIGPERITFSRAGYLGAQGSMLFWAGDQLSQWSELQAVLKAGLSAAISGLFWWGFDIGGFAGPMPSMELYLRSYALGSLVPVMQWHSEPVGGQFSEVLKSEDLINDRSPWHMAERYGEEVLSLTKRYSAMRNELRWYLVREATVSKETLQPMMRPMFYAFGCTYADIDDQYLLGSSLLVAPILEEGQSSRAVTLPDGSWYDLFGGMTIAGPCTVERAYPIGQIGIFINTEDAEFERLRVSLVGLC from the coding sequence ATGAAATCTATCTATTTGGATGCTAAGGCATCGAGTGTTGTGGTAGTCGAGGAACTGGGTGGAGTACAGCTTCAGTTTCAGGGGAGTCATCTCTGGGGAGCAGGGGAGCATTTTGACCGTGTTGAGTTTCTCTCACACCCCAAGAGAAACGAGGTGGAGGAAGTGTTCACCCACCAGGGTGTTCATACCTATCTTCCCCAGCCGTTGTTCCTCTCTGATGAGTTTGCTTTTCTCGTACAGAGTGACCGCGTCTTTACCATTGAGTCCCAAGGGGATGATGATCGTATTCAGCTCACCTTGCTAGGAGAATTCTCCCCAGATGATTCCCTCGTCATTGCATCCGGTACCCCAAAGGAGACGCTTGCAAAATTGCTCTCCTACCTTGGAGGGGTAGCTCTTCCACCCTCGTGGGTGTTCGGGGAGTGGGCGAGTGCCAACCGCTGGAAGAGTGAGCAAGATGTACGAGCAGTCATGGATGCTGCTAGTTTGCATGGGTTTCCCATCACGGCCCTGGTAGTGGAAGCATGGAGTGATGAGTCGACATTTTATACCTTTCATGAGGAAGAGGGACGCTGGCCTGACCCAAAGACGCTTGTTCAGGAGATGCGTGAGCAAGGGATCCATTTCATCCTCTGGCAGTGCCCTGTGTTCAAGGCATTGGAAGAAGGCAGGCGTGATTCGCGTCATGAAGAGGATCTGGCCTATGTACGAGAACATGGGCTTGCAGTGCTGAACAAGGATGGCACCCCCTATACCATTCCTGAAGGAAACTGGTTTGCAGGTTCCATGGTCCCCGATTTCACCAACCTTGAGACAAGAGCATGGTGGTTCTCCAAACGAAAGTATCTGATGGATATGGGAGTATCGGGGTTCAAGACAGATGGAGGGGAGTGCATCCTTACCGATGATGTCCTCTTTCATGACGGTTCAACGGGTAAAGAGATGCGTAACCGCTATCCTCAGAGCTATATTGAGGCGTATCAGGAGTTCATCGGCCCAGAGCGTATCACCTTCAGCCGAGCTGGGTATCTGGGTGCCCAAGGATCCATGCTCTTCTGGGCAGGCGACCAACTTTCTCAGTGGTCGGAGCTACAGGCTGTCCTGAAAGCAGGGCTGAGTGCTGCGATCTCAGGACTATTCTGGTGGGGCTTTGATATTGGCGGTTTCGCCGGTCCCATGCCCTCCATGGAACTGTACCTCAGGAGCTATGCGTTGGGCTCCTTGGTCCCGGTGATGCAGTGGCACTCTGAACCGGTTGGAGGACAATTCAGTGAGGTGTTGAAGAGTGAAGACCTCATCAACGACCGAAGTCCTTGGCATATGGCTGAGCGATATGGAGAAGAGGTACTCTCACTCACCAAGCGTTACAGCGCCATGAGAAATGAACTCAGGTGGTATCTTGTCAGGGAAGCTACCGTTTCCAAGGAAACGCTCCAGCCAATGATGAGGCCTATGTTCTATGCATTTGGTTGTACTTACGCCGATATCGATGACCAATATCTCTTGGGCAGTTCTCTGTTGGTTGCCCCCATTCTGGAAGAGGGACAGAGCTCACGTGCAGTTACCCTCCCTGACGGTTCTTGGTACGATCTTTTTGGAGGTATGACCATTGCCGGTCCCTGTACAGTAGAGAGAGCGTACCCCATTGGACAAATAGGGATATTCATCAATACAGAGGATGCTGAGTTTGAGAGACTGAGGGTTTCATTGGTTGGGCTGTGTTGA
- a CDS encoding Fic family protein codes for MRYHSVAEIAQKWSMSERGVRNYCAQGKIEGAFLKGKTWMIPDGATKPGKKSTTSQRPSSSLLARLKEEKHSKRKGGIYQKLQIDMTYNSNHMEGSQLTHEQTQYIYETNTIGLENTILQVDDIVETANHFRCIDLMIDRATFTLSEAFIKQLHATLKTGTSDSRKDWIGIGEYKKLPNEVGGFETVPPEQVAEQMQALLASYHSIEEKTLDDILEFHVHFELIHPFQDGNGRVGRLIMFKECLRSNITPFIIPDDMKLYYYRGLSEWKRERESLRDTCLAAQDTFRHYLDYFRIPYDTKS; via the coding sequence ATGCGGTATCACTCAGTCGCAGAAATTGCTCAAAAATGGTCCATGAGCGAACGAGGGGTGAGGAATTATTGTGCTCAAGGAAAAATTGAGGGAGCATTCCTGAAAGGAAAAACCTGGATGATTCCTGATGGAGCTACCAAGCCTGGAAAAAAATCAACGACATCACAGAGACCTTCCTCTTCTCTGTTGGCTCGCCTGAAGGAAGAGAAACACTCCAAGAGGAAGGGCGGTATCTACCAGAAACTCCAGATAGACATGACCTATAATTCAAACCACATGGAAGGAAGCCAGCTCACGCATGAACAAACTCAGTATATCTATGAAACCAATACCATCGGTCTTGAGAATACCATCTTGCAAGTCGACGACATTGTAGAGACAGCAAACCATTTTCGTTGCATTGACCTGATGATTGATCGAGCAACATTCACGCTTAGTGAGGCGTTTATCAAACAACTGCATGCCACCTTGAAGACAGGTACCAGTGATAGCCGAAAGGATTGGATTGGCATAGGAGAATACAAAAAACTCCCCAATGAGGTTGGAGGTTTTGAAACAGTGCCTCCTGAGCAGGTCGCAGAACAGATGCAAGCTTTGCTTGCCTCCTATCACTCAATCGAGGAGAAGACACTTGATGATATCCTTGAATTCCATGTTCACTTTGAGCTCATTCATCCATTCCAAGATGGTAATGGACGAGTCGGAAGATTGATTATGTTCAAGGAGTGCCTCCGTTCAAACATCACTCCCTTTATCATACCCGATGATATGAAGCTCTATTATTACAGGGGTCTCAGTGAATGGAAGAGAGAAAGGGAATCTCTACGTGATACATGCCTCGCTGCGCAGGATACGTTTAGGCACTACTTGGACTACTTCAGGATTCCCTATGATACGAAATCCTGA
- a CDS encoding DUF2089 domain-containing protein has product MEHSWQKLLSMTGGKKFVITQVRVPEDNITIEGEFQLPPFAELSMEDQIFIAAFIKTNGSIKQMESIFNISYPTVKNRLNRIAAQLDIVDVSVQVSSSVSSILDRIERGEITASDALKEME; this is encoded by the coding sequence ATGGAACACAGTTGGCAAAAGTTGCTCTCGATGACCGGGGGAAAGAAGTTCGTAATAACCCAGGTTCGGGTACCAGAGGACAACATAACCATTGAAGGGGAGTTTCAGCTGCCACCCTTTGCAGAGCTCAGCATGGAAGACCAGATCTTCATTGCAGCATTCATCAAGACCAATGGATCGATCAAGCAGATGGAGTCGATCTTCAACATCAGCTACCCGACGGTAAAGAACCGCTTGAATCGAATTGCTGCCCAGCTCGATATCGTAGATGTTTCCGTACAGGTCTCTTCTTCAGTCTCGAGTATTTTAGACCGGATTGAGCGGGGTGAGATTACCGCGAGCGATGCATTGAAGGAGATGGAATAA